A genomic segment from Glycine soja cultivar W05 chromosome 18, ASM419377v2, whole genome shotgun sequence encodes:
- the LOC114397022 gene encoding protein MAIN-LIKE 1-like, with the protein MTKFGRPAPEIEGFVAASGLSPLIICSLDTSDRGLMSAFVEHWHKETNSFHLPVGEVTITLDDVASLLHLPVVGAFHNFELLHVDDAVNMLVELLEVSAAEERAETIQCHGSYVRLSWLRDVYQMKIEACD; encoded by the coding sequence ATGACTAAGTTCGGGAGGCCTGCTCCGGAGATTGAAGGCTTTGTGGCGGCCAGTGGACTAAGTCCTTTGATCATCTGTTCCCTAGATACGAGCGATCGGGGATTAATGTCTGCTTTTGTGGAACACTGGCATAAGGAAACTAACAGTTTCCATTTGCCTGTCGGAGAGGTGACTATCACCTTGGATGACGTCGCGTCGTTGCTACATCTGCCTGTTGTAGGGGCGTTCCACAACTTCGAGCTACTTCATGTCGATGACGCTGTCAATATGTTGGTGGAATTACTCGAGGTCAGCGCTGCAGAGGAGAGAGCTGAGACGATTCAATGTCATGGCTCTTATGTTCGACTATCATGGTTGCGCGACGTGTATCAGATGAAGATCGAGGCATGTGACTAG